The following is a genomic window from Burkholderia oklahomensis C6786.
TGGCGCAACCATGCGCGCGACGGGTGAATTCTTCCTGATAGGGTCTTGGTCTTGCCGGATGCGCGCCGCGGCGGCTCGTGGCCGCGCGGCGCGCCTGCGCCCGTCGGAGGTCAGGCGACTTTCTGGCCGTCGAAGAACTGTTCGTCTTCGGTCGAACCGTGCAGCGCGGTCGTCGACGCTTCGCGCTCGACCGTCTGCGTCACCGCGTCGAAGTAGCCCGTGCCGACTTCGCGTTGGTGCTTGACCGCGGTGAAGCCCTTGTCGGCCGCCGCGAACTCGGCTTGCTGCAGCTCGACGAACGCGCTCATCTGCGTGCGGGCATAGCCGTGCGCGAGGTTGAACATCGAGTAGTTGAGTGCGTGGAAGCCGGCCAGCGTGATGAACTGGAACTTGTAGCCCATCGCGCCGAGTTCCTTCTGGAACTTCGCGATCGTCGCGTCGTCGAGGTTCTTCTTCCAGTTGAACGACGGCGAGCAGTTGTACGACAGCAGCTTGCCCGGGAACCGCTTGTGGATCGCTTCCGCGAACTTCTTCGCGTACTCGAGATCCGGCTTGCCCGTTTCACACCAGATCAGGTCGGCGTACGGCGCGTACGCGAGGCCGCGCGAAATCGCCTGCTCGAGGCCCGGCTTCGTGCGGAAGAAGCCTTCGACCGTGCGCTCGCCCGTCAGGAACGGCTTGTCGTTGTCGTCGACGTCGGACGTGATCAGGTCGGCCGCTTCGGCGTCGGTCCGCGCGACCAGCACGGTCGGCGTGCCCATCACGTCGGCCGCGAGACGCGCCGCCGACAGCTTCGCCACCGCTTCGCGCGTCGGCACGAGCACCTTGCCGCCCATGTGGCCGCACTTCTTCACCGAAGCGAGCTGGTCTTCGAAGTGGACGCCCGACGCGCCCGCTTCGATCATCGCCTTCATCAGCTCGAACGCGTTCAGCACGCCGCCGAAGCCGGCTTCCGCGTCAGCGACGATCGGCGCGAAGAAATCGACGTAGCCTTCGTCGCCTTCGTTCTTGCCTTCCGACCACTGGATCTGGTCGGCGCGCGTCAGCGTGTTGTTGATGCGCTTGACGACGAGCGGCACCGAGTTCGCCGGGTACAGCGACTGGTCCGGGTACATTTCGCCCGCGACGTTCGCGTCGCCCGCGACTTGCCAGCCCGACAGATAGATCGCCTTGAGGCCGGCCTTCACCTGCTGCATCGCCTGGTTGCCCGTCAGCGCGCCGAGCGCGTTGACGAACGGCTCGTTGTTCACGAGGTTCCACAGCTTTTCCGCGCCGCGCTTCGCGAGCGTGTGCTCGACCTGGATCGAGCCGCGCAGGCGCACGACGTCTTCAGCCGTGTACGCGCGCTTGATGCCGTTCCAGCGCGGATCGGTTTCCCATTGCTTTTGCAGTTCCTGAGCCTGTTGTTGACGCGACATGATGCGTACTCCTTGAGTGGTCGTTGCCTGAAGAGAAGAAATCTGTGATTTCACGAAACGGGCCGCGCGGTTCGGATTCGGCGATTCGGTTCGTGAAGTCTTGTATAAGAGTTTAGGCAAATCGACTGCGTCGAGACAGGGCTTTTTCACGAAGCTGTAAAAAAATTATTTTATATAAATCAATTGCTTGTGCCTTGAATTTCTTATTGTGGAATGCGGTTTTCTATGCTGCAATGGTCTCGGTTGTGCCACGCAACATGATTTTTTACGACGCAAAAGATTTTTTCGCATCGTGAAATCTCGAGCGCAAACAAAAACCGGCGCATATGCGCCGGTTCTCGAGGAGGGGAAGGGGCGACGCCCGCATCGCGGGCATGCCCCCGGGCGGCCGCTTACGCCGCCGAATTGCCGCGTCGCGGGCCGCCGCGCTGGCCGTCACCGCGGCGCGCGCCGTAGCCTTCGCGGCTGCCGCCGCTCGGCTTGCCGCTCCAGCCGCCCGAGCGACCGCCGCCGTTGCCGCTGCCCGGCTTGCCGCCGAACCGGCGGCCGCCGTTGCCGTTACCGCCCGGACGGCCGCGGCCGTTGCCGCGATCGTTGCGCGGCGGCGCCTTGCGCGGCTCGAAGCCTTCGATGACGTTCACCGGCAGCGGCGCGCGCACGAAGCGCTCGATCCGCTTGAGCGCGCCTTGCTCGGCGTGATGGACGAGGCTCACCGCGGTGCCCGAGCGGCCCGCGCGGCCCGTGCGGCCGATCCGGTGCACGTAGTCCTCGGCGAACTTCGGCAGGTCGTAGTTGAACACGTGCGTGATGCCGGGGATGTCGATGCCGCGCGCGGCGACGTCGGTCGCGACGAGCACGCGCACGCGGCGCTCGCGCAGCGCACGGATCGTGCGGTTGCGCGCGCCCTGCGGCAGGTCGCCGTGCAGCGCGGCCGATTCGAAGCCCGCATCCGCGAGGCGGCCGGCGAGCTGGTCGGCGTCGATCTTGGTCGCCGTGAAAATGATCGCCTGGTCGAGCGCGGTGTCGCGCAGCAGGTGGTCGAGCAGGCGATCCTTGTGATCGCGGTCGTCGACGTAATGCACCGTTTGCGCGATGTTCGTGCGCGACTCGAGGCGCTGCTGGATCTCGATGCGTTCCGGATCCTTCAGCAGGCGGCCCGTCAGCGAGCCGATCTTGCCGTCGAGCGTCGCCGAGAACAGCATCGTCTGGCGCGTCGCGGGCGTCGCGGCGACGATCGTTTCGATGTCGTCGATGAAGCCCATGTCGAGCATGCGGTCAGCTTCGTCGAGGACGAGCATCTTCAGTTCGGACAAATCGATGCGGCCGCGCTCGAGGTGGTCGAGCAGGCGCCCCGGCGTCGCGACGAGGATCTCGGGGTTCTTCGCGAGCAGCATCAATTGCTGGCCGTACGCGACGCCGCCGAGGATGCTGACGGTGCGCAGGCGGCGCAGGTGCTTGCCGTACGTCGAGGCGGCCGTCGTCACCTGCATCGCGAGTTCGCGCGTCGGCGTGAGGACGAGGAGGCCGGGGCGCGCGACGGGCTGCGGACGGCGGCCGCGGCGCTCGCCTTGCTGCGGTTCGCGCGGCTGCTGCGCCTGCGTCTTTTGAAGCTGCGCGAAACGCTCGATCGCGGGCAGCATGAACGCAGCCGTCTTGCCCGAGCCCGTCGGGCTCGACACGAGCAGGTCGCGGCCCGCGATGCCGGCCGGAATCGCGCGCTGCTGGACGGGCGTCGGTTTCGCGTAGCCGGCCGCTTGCAGCGCCGAGACGATCTCAGGCGACAGGCCGAGCGACGCGAACGTCGGTTCGTCCGACGCGGGCTCGCGGCGGTCGTCGTCGGCGGGCTGCGGTGCGGCGGCGTCGAGGCCGAGCGTCTGTTCGACGATCGCGGTGAGCGGGCTGAGGGAATTGCTCGAAGTCATGTCAATCCTTGAAACACAGTGGGTTGAACGCCGCGCCAATCGCGCATACCCAAGTCGACGGATTCATCGAGCAATTCGGGAAACGTGGCGATTGTCCGCATGTCGTGGACGTGCGGACAACAATTTCGTTAGAAGCTGTTTTGGGTGCGGCGTGCAACCGATGCACATGCCGCCAGCCTGAGACTTGACAGCCCGCAAGGGGCTACGCAGGAAGGGACAGGTTCTAAACTGGATTGGAGCGAAACGCTATGGAACGCTGGCGAAGAGGACTGCCGGCATGAACCGGAAAGGCCGCCCGTCGCGACGCGCAGCGCACATTCTACATTTTTTTGCTGCGCTGCGCCAGCATCGATTTCGCCCGTTGCGGGCGGCGCGCGCCGCGCTCGACGATCGGGCGCGGCCGGCGCGGGCTCGCGAACCGGCCGCGCAGCGTGCGCCGCGTCAGGACGCGGTGCCGTTCTTCAGCGATTCGACGAGCTCGACGTATTGCTTTTTCGCATCGTCCTTCGCCGTGCCCTTCAGCGCGTCCCATGCGTCGTACTTGTACTTGCCGACGATGTCGGTGAAGCCCGGCTTGTCGCCGTGCACGTCGCCGTCGGTCGCCTGCTTGAAGAGCGCGTAGAGGCGCAGCAGCGTCAGGTTGCCGGGGCGCTCGGTCAGCTGCTTCACGTCGATCTGCGCTTGCTCGAATTGGGCGGTGATGTCGCTCATGGGTGTCTCCGTAAGGTTTCCAGGCTGGCTTTTCCAGGCCGACGATCTTAGCAAGCGAGGGCGGGCGGCGGGTCGAGCGTTCCTTCCAAACCGATCCGCGCACGAAAGCGCGCGCGAATCGGACCGGATCGCCCGTGCGGGCTGGGCGTCGCATTACAATGTCGGCCATGACGCAAACAGTGCTCCTCGCCATCGACACGTCGACCGAGTTCTGCTCGGTCGCGCTTCTCGTCGCGGCCGCCGCGGCCGACGACGCTCCTTCCATCCGAACCTGGGTCCGCCACGAGCGGACGGGCGCCGTGTCGAGCACGCGCGTGCTGCCCGCCGTGCGCGAGGTGCTTGACGAAGCGGGGCTCGCGTTCGACGACTGCGACGCGATCGCGTTCGGCGCGGGCCCCGGCTCGTTCACCGGGCTGCGCACCGCGACGGGCGTCGTGCAAGGGCTCGCGTTCGGGCGCGCGCTGCCCGTCGTGCCGGTCGGCACGCTCGTCGCGTGCGCGGAGGCGGCGCGGCTCAACGCGGGCGACGCGGCCGGCCGCGTGACGCGCGTGCTCGCCGCGCTCGATGCGCGGATGGACGAGGTCTATTGGGCCGACTACGCGTGGGACGATGCGGCGGGCGAATGGCGCGAGATCGCGCCGGCGTCGCTTGCCGCGCCCGCCGACATGCGGGTGCCCGACGCGCCGTTCGTGCTCGCCGGCAATGCGGCGCACGCGTTCGGCGATCGCCTGCCCGCCTGCGCGCGCGCGCAGGCGATCGATTCGAATGCGCTTCCGCATGCGCTGCCGATCGCGCACGTCGCGCTGCGCGCCTACCGCGCGGGCCGTGTCGTGCCCGCCGATCGCGCGGCGCCCGAATACGTGCGCGACAAGGTCGCGCAGACCACCGCCGAGCGGCTCGCCGCGCGCGCTGACGGAGGCGGCCGATGAGCGGCGTGCTGATGACCGATCGTTATCTGACGCCGATGACGGACGCCGATCTCGACGAAGTCGTCGAGATCGAGCGCGCCGCGTACGAATTCCCGTGGTCGCGCGGCAATTTCGAGGACTCGCTGCGCAACGGCTACTTCGGCGTCTGCATGCGCCACGTGACGGGCGTGCTCGTCGGCTATTGCGTGCTGATGCCCGTCGTCGACGAGATGCATCTGCTGAATCTGTGCGTCGCGCCCGCCGCGCAGTGCTCGGGCGTCGGCCTCGCGCTGCTGCGCGAGGCGGTGCGGATCGCGCGTGCCGAGCGGCTCGACGGCGTGCTGCTCGAAGTGCGGCCGTCGAATCCGCGTGCGATTCATCTGTACGAGCGCTTCGGCTTCGTGTCGATCGGGCGGCGCAGGAACTACTATCCGGCCAAGCATCGGAGCCGGGAGGACGCAATCGTGATGCGTCTCGCATTGACGAAGGAAGGAGGCGTGCATGGCGTTGGTTGAAGCGGCGCTCGAAGAGCTGGGGCTCGCGCCCGCCTGGGTGCGGCGCGGGGTCGCGCGCGCCGAGGACGTGCAGCAGGACGCGACGACGGCGGGGCACGGCGCGGCAGCGGCTGCGCAAGCGGTGTCCGACGCCGCGTACGGCACGGCGCGCGAAAGCGCGCCGCGTGAGAAGGCGCGCGACGTCGCGGGTGCGGCGGCGCCGGCCGCCGAGCCGACGCGTGCCGCGGCGCGCGCACTGGATGCGGCCGAGCCGGCGTCGTCGGCTGGCGGTCGCGCGGCGCGCGCGCCGCTGGCGGCCGACGCACAGGTGCAAGCGGTCGCGGCCGATGCCGACGCGCAGGCGATGATTGCGTCGTCCGGGCAGAGCGCGCCGGGCGTACACGATTCGATGGTCGAGCGTGCGATGGCGGCCGGGCAGCCAGCCGCGCGCGACGAGCGGCGCGCGCCGACGCGCGGCGGCTCGCCCGATTCCGCCGGCTTCCCGCAAGAAGCCGGCGCACCGCGTGCCGCGGCGAACGCGAGCGCCGCATCGGCACACGCGCCATCCGTACGGGCCGACGGTCCGGACACGGCGGAACCCGGCGAAGACACGTCGTGGTTCGATCTCGAGCCGGTGTTCGAGCCCGCGCTGCCGGACGTCGCCGCGAAGCCCGCGGCCGCGTCTGAGCCGTCCGTCGCCGAGCTCGGCTGGGACGAGCTGCGCGCGCGAGTCGCCGACTGCCGGCGCTGCCGCCTCTGCGAGAAGCGTACGAACACGGTGTTCGGCGTCGGCGACGAGCGCGCGGACTGGATGCTGATCGGCGAGGCGCCGGGCGAGAACGAGGACAAGCAGGGCGAGCCGTTCGTCGGCCAGGCGGGCAAGCTGCTCGACAACATGCTGCGTGCGCTCGCGCTCAAGCGCGGCGAGAACGTCTACATCGCGAACGTGATCAAGTGCCGCCCGCCCGGCAACCGCAATCCGGAGCCGGATGAAGTCGCGCGCTGCGAGCCGTATCTGCAGCGCCAGGTCGCACTCGTGAAGCCGAAGCTGATCGTCGCGCTCGGCCGCTTCGCCGCGCAGACGCTCCTCAAGACCGACGCGAGCATCGCTTCGATGCGCGGGCGCGTGCATCAATACGAGGGCGTGCCCG
Proteins encoded in this region:
- a CDS encoding uracil-DNA glycosylase codes for the protein MALVEAALEELGLAPAWVRRGVARAEDVQQDATTAGHGAAAAAQAVSDAAYGTARESAPREKARDVAGAAAPAAEPTRAAARALDAAEPASSAGGRAARAPLAADAQVQAVAADADAQAMIASSGQSAPGVHDSMVERAMAAGQPAARDERRAPTRGGSPDSAGFPQEAGAPRAAANASAASAHAPSVRADGPDTAEPGEDTSWFDLEPVFEPALPDVAAKPAAASEPSVAELGWDELRARVADCRRCRLCEKRTNTVFGVGDERADWMLIGEAPGENEDKQGEPFVGQAGKLLDNMLRALALKRGENVYIANVIKCRPPGNRNPEPDEVARCEPYLQRQVALVKPKLIVALGRFAAQTLLKTDASIASMRGRVHQYEGVPVIVTYHPAYLLRSLQDKAKAWSDLCLANDAYRNAAPAADPQ
- a CDS encoding DEAD/DEAH box helicase; translation: MTSSNSLSPLTAIVEQTLGLDAAAPQPADDDRREPASDEPTFASLGLSPEIVSALQAAGYAKPTPVQQRAIPAGIAGRDLLVSSPTGSGKTAAFMLPAIERFAQLQKTQAQQPREPQQGERRGRRPQPVARPGLLVLTPTRELAMQVTTAASTYGKHLRRLRTVSILGGVAYGQQLMLLAKNPEILVATPGRLLDHLERGRIDLSELKMLVLDEADRMLDMGFIDDIETIVAATPATRQTMLFSATLDGKIGSLTGRLLKDPERIEIQQRLESRTNIAQTVHYVDDRDHKDRLLDHLLRDTALDQAIIFTATKIDADQLAGRLADAGFESAALHGDLPQGARNRTIRALRERRVRVLVATDVAARGIDIPGITHVFNYDLPKFAEDYVHRIGRTGRAGRSGTAVSLVHHAEQGALKRIERFVRAPLPVNVIEGFEPRKAPPRNDRGNGRGRPGGNGNGGRRFGGKPGSGNGGGRSGGWSGKPSGGSREGYGARRGDGQRGGPRRGNSAA
- a CDS encoding acyl-CoA-binding protein, with translation MSDITAQFEQAQIDVKQLTERPGNLTLLRLYALFKQATDGDVHGDKPGFTDIVGKYKYDAWDALKGTAKDDAKKQYVELVESLKNGTAS
- the aceA gene encoding isocitrate lyase, whose product is MSRQQQAQELQKQWETDPRWNGIKRAYTAEDVVRLRGSIQVEHTLAKRGAEKLWNLVNNEPFVNALGALTGNQAMQQVKAGLKAIYLSGWQVAGDANVAGEMYPDQSLYPANSVPLVVKRINNTLTRADQIQWSEGKNEGDEGYVDFFAPIVADAEAGFGGVLNAFELMKAMIEAGASGVHFEDQLASVKKCGHMGGKVLVPTREAVAKLSAARLAADVMGTPTVLVARTDAEAADLITSDVDDNDKPFLTGERTVEGFFRTKPGLEQAISRGLAYAPYADLIWCETGKPDLEYAKKFAEAIHKRFPGKLLSYNCSPSFNWKKNLDDATIAKFQKELGAMGYKFQFITLAGFHALNYSMFNLAHGYARTQMSAFVELQQAEFAAADKGFTAVKHQREVGTGYFDAVTQTVEREASTTALHGSTEDEQFFDGQKVA
- the tsaB gene encoding tRNA (adenosine(37)-N6)-threonylcarbamoyltransferase complex dimerization subunit type 1 TsaB; amino-acid sequence: MSAMTQTVLLAIDTSTEFCSVALLVAAAAADDAPSIRTWVRHERTGAVSSTRVLPAVREVLDEAGLAFDDCDAIAFGAGPGSFTGLRTATGVVQGLAFGRALPVVPVGTLVACAEAARLNAGDAAGRVTRVLAALDARMDEVYWADYAWDDAAGEWREIAPASLAAPADMRVPDAPFVLAGNAAHAFGDRLPACARAQAIDSNALPHALPIAHVALRAYRAGRVVPADRAAPEYVRDKVAQTTAERLAARADGGGR
- the rimI gene encoding ribosomal protein S18-alanine N-acetyltransferase; translated protein: MSGVLMTDRYLTPMTDADLDEVVEIERAAYEFPWSRGNFEDSLRNGYFGVCMRHVTGVLVGYCVLMPVVDEMHLLNLCVAPAAQCSGVGLALLREAVRIARAERLDGVLLEVRPSNPRAIHLYERFGFVSIGRRRNYYPAKHRSREDAIVMRLALTKEGGVHGVG